The Hermetia illucens chromosome 2, iHerIll2.2.curated.20191125, whole genome shotgun sequence genomic interval ACATGGGATAGGTCCACCATTGCTGCTACCTCCTGAAATGACTTCTCACATGTCCGTAGTCATATCGaccggattcaccctccttctcccATACACTAACTCACCCCATACTATCCACTATGCGTTGCACACCATCAGCGCTATTGGCTGGTATGCCGAACTCACCCTTCCCCAATTCACCGCGTTGTCCAGTGCTCCCGTCCAGACAGAGCCTGCGTATAAcaagatggatttcaccaccgcAACTGGCGACTATATTTTGGCTCCCCAATATCAGGCACCATCCTTGCTAAAGATGAATTAACCTTTTTCATGCACTGTCCAAGTGCCTCTCggagctcaacttggcattgaCCATCACCTCCAGGTATCAAATAATCCATTTTGAAACGAGCTCGTGAATACCAACCCAGATTTTGATAGTATTGTTTTCCCTGCAAATGATAATAAGGCTTCGATTTTCTTGTCTGCCAGGTCCAGTTTAACCATTCGTAATCATACTTCGATGGGATGAATGGTTTTACTTCCATAAAGCTGCACGTCCTCTGTGCTTCGCAACTACCACCACCGTCAGGTCATCTGTAAAACCAATCAAGGTTGACTCTCTTGGTACACGAAAACCAAGCACTCCATCGAACATTATGTTCAATAGCAGTCCTAATACGTAGACTTGGGGGAcatctgctgtcacaacatGGGGTCATCCGTGTCACACCAAACAAGCCTcttcgaaaggtaactctcgattttTCGAAAACGTTCCAGGAAACAATGAAGAGCAAATGCAGCAATGATCACAACTCCGCATAATGCTCCACAGTGATCCGGAGGGTGTCAATGTGGGCGGAACAATACGATTCAGATAAAAAACCAGCCTGTTGTCTGTTGATCAAGAAAATTTCCTGTCCTTTATGTTTAGCGATCCGCAGCCATGGTTCCACAGTCAGCTAGGTCTTGTAACATCCTTTTGAGACTATAAAACTTAACCCGCGCTACAGCTAAGGgggtttttgatggcggcccagtgCTGATTAATGTTCTCGGGCGGGTTGTTTACGATCCGTGTCATTTGAGGAGTTGGGCTGCGGTTGCGGTCTGTATTGAGTTTGGAGGCCTGTCGTCCTGTTTCTCGGCGAGCGGGGGCAGCTGTGACACGCAAGCGGAGGTTAGCGACAGTTAGATAATGGTctcttttcgaggccgatgtcagaaCCTCTTTTTCTTACGTAAAGTcagaagataactcctaaatctactgctcatCTTGATATGGTTGACATGATTAGATGACCTTTTCAGGTCAGTGAAACTAAATGATTTTATGCTTTTCATAGCTAACCTTCACATTCAGAACACCTATCACGATCCAATGTCACTTTAAAAGCCTCTCATGAGGCTGCGTTGTAATTGCttatagaaaacatccttctcttACTATGTAAGAAAATCTTCGCTGGTACGTAGCACTGAACAATTGAGATGCTCCTTAGCCCGGACAGAAATCTTACAGTCAAGATCTTGTCATTTACCGACTCCTAGATCACCGTGCGTACATTTCGGTAGCCATCATCAACAGATTTGTGTCTACTACTATTTGCCGTTTCGAAGTATAAACAAGCGGTGCCGCAAGGGAATTTTTATTACCTCTATTTGGTATTATTAAGAATAGATATAAACGGGCATTATCCATGGCTGTATTAAATCTGTTTTCTTGATCTTATTTTTTCGATGTAATTGCTTCTGTAGGAACAAGTGCAGTTTATTACGCTGTACCCCTTTAACCACCCTTATCTGCTAGTCTCTTTTTCTACCGCGTGTTACTAATTCAGCTTCCTTCAAGTGTTCTCTGACTCGAGTTAAAATGTCAAACGGGGAAACCTTACAAATATCCTGCAAATTCAACCTATTTCGCTCTATTTCTTCGGATCTTTTCCAGTGCCCAATAGGAATTGTAACGAATGCTGCCTACTCGATCCTCACATCTCAATGCATTTTTTTGCACATAACGTGTTGTACTCAAGTATATCACGCTTGTTTCGGATTAAGGTTTCAAGTGGTGCTGgtctatttctttttgtttttccttaaTAAACTATAAATCAACGTTGGCCGGTTCTCTTATTTTCGTAGCGGTCATTGCAAACAAGTCGAATATAACACATAATTCTACAAAGATTTTTTACCAAAATTTGAACCTTTAGGCTCTAACCAAACCAACCTTGTTGATCTTCTTTTACTACGTTAAATCCGATAGCACCCCAGATCATTATGGAGCCTCTATGATACTGCCGCTTGCTTAAAATTATTTCCTTCTTCGGATACTGTGGAAATAATATCTTTAACCGTGCGGATCATCCAAATTAATTCATTCATCGAAAAATATGTTGCGTAtcactttttttcattgaatacggcacttgcaaaacgTGAGATAGTGGTCTTTGTGAAGAgcggtttcagtttttggcatTTCATGAACGGTGACTTCTTAATCACCCTCTGTATGTTGCGGACACTCTGCTGATTTCCCTCCCAGTAAGAGCTGAATTAGAGGTTCTTTCAAAATTCTGCTCTCCTGTCGTTGTGTTATGGCTGACTTTCTTTTCCCATAGTTCTCCGGACCCTCAATTAAATTCATCACTGCTTTTCGGCTTCTGTAAATATTTTGGGCAATATCTGCAGCACTTCATACTCCTGCCGTATTTCTAGAAAATAATTTCCCGAAGAATTCAACATTTTGTCCTGTCTCATATTTCCAAATATCAATATCTTTTttctacaaagactgttccttCCTATAAAACACTGAATGtctaattttaattattccTCTTGAAGGTTGCATTCAAATTTTATTGAGAGAAATGTGTTATGTGCTGTCTTTTGATTGCACCCGAGAGTCATAAAAGTTTAATATTTGCGAAAACCTAATTATAGAACAACTTTATAGAACATCTTACTGGGCCAGCATCCCGAAGTTTAGGAAATAATGAGAAATTTTCAGGTGTGCTATCTTTTGTCGCGCACTGCATATTAGACGAAAATGGTTGATTTATTAGATAAATGCCCAATTTTCTAATTTCACAACCTCCTTCATATCCGGGCCACAGTCTGGCGCTGCTGGTAGCGCTGTCAAGTCAAACTTGTACACAAGACTGAATTGCAGGTTAGGACCGGCGCTGGTTTTTACTAGTGGGAAACGGAGGCCCGGGTGATAATTTCTCGTGATTAGCTTTCGTCCTTGATTCCATAAATAAAATGGTTTTCACATCGCTTGTCAACTATGTGAGAACACGAGGTCCTGATGAATTCTGGCGCAAGAGGAAGATTTCAAGTTGTCAGCGGTAAGGCTTGATAATTTATATAATCTCCAGATTTGGATGCATTGATACTGACAATCCCCTTTCAGCACTTCCGGGGTCGTAGGAGGAATTGTTATTCGATCGCGATCCGCAATGTTCACCGCGCTCTTGTATATGCAACTAAGGGTAGACGACTGAAGAAGCAGGACCTTTCGGCTGTAAGGATTTATATGGAATTCGTGTAATTACTGGATAATCTATTTGTCGATGCCTTTCAGCTGTGGAAAATCAGGACGCAGGCCCGCCTGCGAGCAGTACAACATTTCTCTAGAAAACTTCCAGGAAGGCTTGACACGAAGCAACATTCTGTTAAACAAGTAGGTATCGCGAAATAGCAATCAGGTCCGATTGCGGGATCCTTTTAGGATGATTTTGACGATAATTTGGTTAAGGGGGTGTTATAATCTACAATGATAATATTGAGAAATTCATGATTTTTCAACAATCTCCTTTTCTCTTTGGTTCCTCCCAATCATCCtagtttttgtaaatattgttaCGTACCTCCTTTGCGTAGATTTCCTTTGGCTACCGAGACTTCTGTACTCGGACCGGTTTACATAAAAACCTGGAACTTCCCTAAGCCCCCTTTTCTTGAAACCCCGAGACTTCCGTAATCAGAATCCAGACAGGCATTTCACAACACTCATTTGAATTATACACACTATTCCCGTGAATCcctatcactggattgcgttgGGCTCGACAAAAGCCCGGTCTAAAACTTCAACGGAAACGATTATTTTCACCCTTAATTATACAAAATTATgtacaattaattatagaacaactCGTACAATTCGAGGTGTACTTATAACCGAGGCGGTTCTGTTCCAACTCAAGAGCTACACTTACTCCGAAGACGCACCTCCGGCCGTTTCTTTACCCCGCGGAatattccagaaaggcatgcgACTACTTTGCTAGAAAACTATTTTGCCcctttttcaagattttcttaTGACATTAAAGTCATCTGTTGTCATtcatcctaactaaatattcgcccttctgttatacaattttggtgtcctGGCTACTAGTGTCATTATTACGATTTAAATTGACGTTTCACATACATGGCAACCAAAGTGATTTTTCCTCACAATATGTACCTTATTGCT includes:
- the LOC119649998 gene encoding LOW QUALITY PROTEIN: 39S ribosomal protein L20, mitochondrial (The sequence of the model RefSeq protein was modified relative to this genomic sequence to represent the inferred CDS: deleted 1 base in 1 codon), whose protein sequence is MVFTSLVNYVRTRGPDEFWRKRKISNLDALILTIPFQHFRGRRRNCYSIAIRNVHRALVYATKGRRLKKQDLSALWKIRTQAACEQYNISLENFQEGLTRSNILLNKKILSDLAIWEPRTFEALAKIARERAAMEGYGTLREQSVVNKVFGMHLLLKP